From one Azospirillum ramasamyi genomic stretch:
- the draG gene encoding ADP-ribosyl-[dinitrogen reductase] hydrolase yields the protein MTDPTTLTAEIRSRALGAYLGLACGDALGATVEFLTKGEIAHQYGVHKHIKGGGWLKLTAGQVTDDTEMSLHLGRAILSGPEWEAHRAAEEFALWLKSVPVDVGDTTRRGIRRFIMRGTLDEPESEYHAGNGAAMRNLPVALATLGDDAAFERWSVEQSHITHCNGLSDSAVIALGRMVRRLVLGGGVLAAREEANALIARHRQFKFQPYRGLSTAFVVDTVQTVFHYYFQTDSVESCVVETVNQGGDADTTGAIAGMLAGATYGVESIPPRWLRKLDRKVHDEICQQTDALLARAPLFQGR from the coding sequence ATGACGGATCCTACGACTCTGACGGCCGAAATACGGTCCAGGGCGCTCGGCGCCTATCTCGGCCTCGCCTGCGGCGATGCGCTGGGGGCGACGGTGGAGTTCCTGACCAAGGGCGAGATCGCCCACCAGTATGGTGTCCACAAGCACATCAAGGGCGGCGGCTGGCTGAAGCTGACGGCCGGGCAGGTGACCGACGACACGGAGATGTCGCTGCATCTCGGCCGCGCCATCCTGTCGGGCCCGGAGTGGGAGGCCCACCGCGCCGCGGAGGAGTTCGCGCTCTGGCTGAAATCGGTGCCGGTCGATGTCGGCGACACGACCCGCCGCGGCATCCGCCGCTTCATCATGCGCGGCACGCTGGATGAGCCGGAATCGGAGTACCACGCCGGCAACGGCGCTGCGATGCGCAACCTGCCGGTGGCGCTGGCGACGCTGGGCGACGACGCGGCGTTCGAGCGCTGGTCGGTGGAACAGTCGCACATCACCCATTGCAACGGGCTGTCCGATTCCGCGGTGATCGCTCTGGGCCGGATGGTGCGGCGGCTGGTGCTGGGCGGCGGCGTCCTCGCCGCGCGGGAGGAGGCGAACGCCCTGATCGCCAGGCACCGGCAGTTCAAGTTCCAACCCTACCGCGGGCTGTCGACGGCGTTCGTGGTCGATACGGTGCAGACCGTCTTCCACTATTACTTCCAAACCGATTCGGTCGAATCCTGCGTGGTGGAGACGGTGAACCAGGGCGGCGACGCCGACACGACCGGCGCCATCGCCGGCATGCTGGCCGGCGCGACCTATGGCGTCGAATCGATACCGCCGCGCTGGCTGCGCAAGCTGGACCGCAAGGTCCACGACGAGATTTGTCAGCAAACCGACGCGCTGCTGGCCCGTGCGCCGCTGTTCCAGGGGAGATGA
- the mtaB gene encoding tRNA (N(6)-L-threonylcarbamoyladenosine(37)-C(2))-methylthiotransferase MtaB, which produces MSDTTDSTTQTGPEIVTFGCRLNTYESEVMRNHVRSAGLDDVVIVNTCAVTSEAERQARQTIRKLRRERPDARIVVTGCAAQIDPQRFAAMPEVDQVLGNQEKLQPESWGLPPAEKVLVNDIMSVKETAGHLIGGFEDRARAFVQVQQGCDHRCTFCIIPYGRGPSRSVPIGGIVEQVQALVKAGYNEVVLSGVDITSYGPDLPGSPSLGQMVRRLLALVPELPRLRLSSIDCIEMDDDLWRLLENEPRLMPHLHLSLQAGDDMVLKRMKRRHGRADSIAFCERVRSIRPDVVFGADFIAGFPTETEEMFQNTMRLVEECGLTWLHVFPYSPRPGTPAARMPQVDGAVRKERAARLRAVGEAAEARTLAGLVGRTVTVLVEKDDLGRTEHFAAIRLGRPFPPGSLVPAAVTGIKDGVLTGTPL; this is translated from the coding sequence ATGAGCGATACGACCGACAGCACGACGCAGACCGGCCCCGAGATCGTCACCTTCGGCTGCCGCCTGAACACCTACGAGTCCGAGGTGATGCGCAACCATGTGCGCAGCGCCGGGCTGGACGACGTGGTGATCGTCAACACCTGCGCCGTGACGTCGGAAGCCGAGCGGCAGGCGCGGCAGACCATCCGCAAGCTGCGGCGCGAGAGGCCGGACGCCCGCATCGTCGTCACCGGCTGCGCCGCCCAGATCGACCCGCAGCGCTTCGCCGCGATGCCGGAGGTCGATCAGGTTCTGGGCAACCAGGAAAAGCTGCAGCCGGAAAGCTGGGGCCTGCCGCCGGCCGAGAAGGTGCTGGTCAACGACATCATGTCGGTGAAGGAGACCGCCGGTCATCTGATCGGCGGGTTCGAAGACCGTGCCCGCGCCTTCGTCCAGGTCCAGCAGGGCTGCGACCACCGCTGCACCTTCTGCATCATCCCCTATGGCCGCGGGCCGTCGCGCTCCGTCCCCATCGGCGGCATCGTCGAGCAGGTCCAGGCGCTGGTGAAGGCCGGCTACAACGAGGTGGTGCTGTCCGGCGTCGACATCACCAGCTACGGCCCCGACCTGCCGGGCTCGCCGTCGCTGGGGCAGATGGTGCGCCGGCTGCTGGCACTGGTGCCGGAACTGCCGCGGCTGCGCCTGTCCTCCATCGACTGCATCGAGATGGACGACGACCTCTGGCGCCTGCTCGAAAACGAGCCGCGCCTGATGCCGCACCTGCACCTGTCCCTGCAGGCCGGCGACGACATGGTGCTGAAGCGGATGAAGCGCCGCCATGGCCGCGCCGATTCCATCGCCTTCTGCGAGCGGGTGCGCTCGATCCGGCCCGACGTGGTGTTCGGCGCCGATTTCATCGCCGGTTTCCCGACGGAGACCGAGGAGATGTTCCAGAACACCATGCGGCTGGTGGAGGAATGCGGCCTGACCTGGCTGCATGTCTTCCCCTACAGCCCGCGTCCCGGCACGCCGGCCGCCCGCATGCCGCAGGTCGACGGCGCCGTCCGCAAGGAGCGCGCCGCCCGCCTGCGCGCCGTCGGCGAGGCGGCGGAAGCCCGCACCCTGGCGGGACTCGTCGGCCGCACCGTCACCGTGCTGGTGGAAAAGGACGACCTGGGCCGCACCGAGCATTTCGCCGCGATCCGCCTGGGCCGGCCCTTTCCGCCCGGCTCGCTGGTGCCCGCCGCCGTCACCGGCATCAAGGACGGCGTGCTGACCGGCACCCCGCTCTGA
- the ftsY gene encoding signal recognition particle-docking protein FtsY — protein MIFRWFGRKKPEETAPKDEAAKDQSVTQESATPAPEPEPERTPEPPAAPPPPKPEVEPVPELAPAPPSAEPPGAEPQPAPPAPVAQPPIEPAPVQPAPVEPPPVTPPPVTPPPVTPPAPAAPVEPPAPASVAPAPVAPAPMPEPEPVPELPTPPAPMPAPVAAAAEEAPPTKKGWFAKLKEGLSKSSSKLTDGITSIFTKRKLDDDALEELEELLITADLGPATAAKVTAELARTRFGKEVSPEEVRATLAAEVSKIVTPVARPLVLNPALKPHVILVVGVNGTGKTTTIGKLARQFKAEGKSVMLAAGDTFRAAAVSQLKIWGERTGCPVVARDTGADAAGLAFDALERAKAEGVDVLLIDTAGRLQNKTGLMDELRKIVRVIKKLDETAPHTTLLTLDATTGQNAHSQVEIFRDMVNVNGLILTKLDGSARGGVLVSLAEKFKIPVHAIGVGEGVYDLRPFDADAFAKSLIGLNAD, from the coding sequence ATGATCTTCCGCTGGTTCGGCCGCAAGAAGCCCGAAGAGACCGCGCCCAAGGACGAGGCGGCGAAGGACCAATCGGTCACACAGGAGTCCGCCACCCCCGCGCCGGAACCCGAACCGGAAAGGACGCCGGAGCCGCCGGCCGCTCCGCCGCCTCCCAAGCCGGAGGTCGAGCCGGTGCCCGAACTGGCGCCCGCCCCCCCGAGCGCCGAACCGCCGGGTGCCGAGCCGCAGCCTGCGCCGCCGGCACCCGTCGCGCAGCCTCCCATCGAGCCGGCCCCGGTTCAGCCGGCCCCGGTCGAGCCGCCCCCCGTCACGCCGCCCCCCGTCACGCCGCCCCCGGTCACGCCGCCTGCCCCTGCCGCGCCGGTCGAGCCGCCGGCCCCGGCTTCGGTGGCGCCCGCCCCGGTGGCCCCTGCCCCGATGCCGGAGCCGGAACCCGTTCCGGAACTGCCGACGCCCCCGGCGCCCATGCCGGCTCCCGTCGCTGCGGCGGCGGAAGAGGCGCCGCCGACCAAGAAGGGCTGGTTCGCCAAGCTTAAGGAAGGGCTGTCCAAGTCCTCGTCCAAGCTGACCGACGGCATCACCAGCATCTTCACCAAGCGCAAGCTGGACGACGACGCGCTGGAGGAGTTGGAAGAACTGCTGATCACCGCCGATCTCGGTCCGGCCACCGCGGCGAAGGTGACGGCGGAACTCGCGCGCACCCGCTTCGGCAAGGAGGTCTCGCCGGAGGAGGTCAGGGCGACGCTGGCCGCCGAGGTGTCGAAGATCGTCACCCCCGTCGCCAGGCCCCTGGTTCTCAACCCGGCGCTGAAGCCGCATGTCATCCTGGTCGTCGGCGTCAACGGCACCGGCAAGACCACGACCATCGGCAAGCTGGCCCGCCAGTTCAAGGCGGAGGGCAAGAGCGTGATGCTCGCCGCCGGCGACACCTTCCGTGCCGCCGCGGTCAGCCAGCTGAAGATCTGGGGCGAGCGCACCGGCTGCCCGGTCGTCGCCCGCGACACCGGGGCGGACGCCGCCGGCCTCGCCTTCGACGCGCTGGAGCGGGCGAAGGCCGAGGGTGTCGACGTGCTGCTGATCGACACCGCCGGGCGGCTGCAGAACAAGACCGGCCTGATGGACGAGTTGCGCAAGATCGTCCGCGTCATCAAGAAGCTGGACGAGACGGCGCCGCACACCACCCTGCTGACGCTGGACGCCACCACCGGCCAGAACGCGCACAGCCAGGTGGAGATCTTCCGCGACATGGTCAACGTCAACGGCCTGATCCTGACCAAGCTGGACGGCTCCGCCCGCGGCGGCGTTCTGGTCTCGCTGGCGGAGAAGTTCAAGATTCCGGTCCACGCCATTGGCGTCGGCGAGGGCGTCTACGACCTGCGCCCCTTCGATGCGGATGCCTTCGCCAAGTCGCTGATAGGGCTGAACGCCGACTGA
- a CDS encoding AMP nucleosidase gives MTDKAPLQPGSAGRFTDAKAALACVRDIYERNTAFLRDRFAAYTQGEEEGGRNRACYPYVRMTAVSGAGVDTRLSYGFVEGVGVHSTTVTRPDLFERYLLEQFTLLLRNHGVPLEVGVSEEPIPIHFAFPHGMYVEGDLPPDRLTKLPDLFDLPDLARMDDTIVNGTFDGGPDAVKPLALFTAPRVDFSLHRLRHYTATAPEHFQNFVLFTNYQFYVDEFIRLSREIMEPAGDADLAAYRSQYDSFVEPGDIVTTNQNLGGIADVPAPRLMRMPQMPAYHLKRPDGNGITLVNIGVGPSNAKTITDHIAVLRPHAWLMLGHCAGLRQTQRLGDYVLAHGYVREDHVLDADLPLWVPVPALAEVQRALETAVERVTGLSGFDLKSIMRTGTVATIDNRNWELRDHREPLMRFSQSRAIALDMESATIAANGFRFRVPYGTLLCVSDKPMHGQLKLPGMADRFYRERVDQHLKIGVLAMELLREHGMETLHSRKLRSLAEVAFQ, from the coding sequence ATGACCGATAAAGCCCCGCTCCAGCCCGGGTCGGCCGGGCGCTTCACCGATGCCAAAGCCGCGCTGGCCTGCGTGCGCGACATTTACGAGCGCAACACCGCCTTCCTGCGCGACCGCTTCGCCGCCTACACCCAGGGCGAGGAGGAAGGCGGGCGGAACCGGGCCTGCTACCCCTATGTGCGGATGACCGCCGTATCCGGCGCCGGGGTCGATACCCGGCTGTCCTACGGCTTCGTCGAGGGGGTGGGCGTCCATTCCACCACGGTGACGCGGCCGGACCTGTTCGAACGCTATCTGCTGGAACAGTTCACGCTGCTGCTGCGCAACCACGGCGTTCCGCTGGAGGTCGGCGTCAGCGAGGAACCGATCCCGATCCATTTCGCCTTCCCCCACGGCATGTATGTCGAGGGCGACCTGCCGCCCGACCGGCTGACCAAGCTGCCGGACCTGTTCGACCTGCCCGATCTGGCGCGGATGGACGACACCATCGTCAACGGCACCTTCGACGGCGGGCCGGACGCGGTGAAGCCGCTGGCGCTGTTCACGGCGCCGCGGGTGGATTTCTCGCTGCACCGGCTGCGCCACTATACCGCGACCGCGCCGGAGCATTTCCAGAACTTCGTCCTGTTCACCAACTACCAGTTCTATGTGGACGAGTTCATCCGGCTGTCGCGCGAGATCATGGAGCCGGCCGGCGACGCCGATCTGGCCGCCTACCGCAGCCAGTACGACAGCTTCGTCGAGCCGGGCGACATCGTCACCACCAACCAGAATCTGGGCGGTATCGCTGACGTCCCCGCCCCGCGGCTGATGCGCATGCCGCAGATGCCGGCCTATCACCTGAAGCGGCCGGACGGCAACGGCATCACCCTGGTCAACATCGGCGTCGGGCCGTCGAACGCCAAGACCATCACCGACCACATCGCGGTGCTGCGCCCGCATGCGTGGCTGATGCTGGGCCACTGCGCCGGGCTGCGGCAGACCCAGCGGCTGGGCGACTATGTGCTGGCCCACGGCTATGTCCGCGAGGACCATGTGCTGGACGCCGATTTGCCGCTGTGGGTGCCGGTGCCGGCATTGGCCGAGGTGCAGCGCGCGCTGGAGACGGCGGTGGAGCGGGTGACCGGGCTGTCGGGTTTCGACCTGAAAAGCATCATGCGCACCGGCACGGTCGCCACCATCGACAACCGGAACTGGGAACTGCGCGACCACCGCGAGCCGCTGATGCGCTTCAGCCAGAGCCGCGCCATCGCGCTGGACATGGAAAGCGCGACGATCGCCGCCAACGGCTTCCGCTTCCGCGTGCCGTACGGGACGTTGCTGTGCGTGTCGGACAAGCCGATGCACGGGCAGTTGAAACTGCCGGGCATGGCCGACCGCTTCTACCGCGAGCGGGTCGACCAGCATCTGAAGATCGGCGTGCTGGCGATGGAGTTGCTGCGCGAGCACGGGATGGAAACGCTGCACTCCCGCAAGCTGCGCAGCCTGGCGGAGGTGGCGTTCCAGTAG
- a CDS encoding glycosyltransferase family 2 protein, with product MTVSTIDRAASTAGTAGTAPLGTARADTDAAPAPTIAVLIPCYNEEAAIGKVVQDFRAALPEATVYVYDNNSQDRTVEVARAAGAVVRHEPLQGKGNVMRRMFADIEADVYVLVDGDDTYHAASAPQLVKRLWDDQLDMVNGARVTDIVAAYRPGHRFGNLVLTGMVAKIFGSRIGDMLSGYRVFSRRFVKSFPALASGFETETELTVHALELRMPIAEVKTPYKDRPPGSHSKLNTIRDGIRILRAIIMLVKEERPLPFFSGLFGLLALLSVILGVPVIMTYFATGLVPRVPTAVLATGLMLMAFLSLACGLILDTVTHGRREAKRMHYLSLRAPGNHPPLAVDRAESRR from the coding sequence ATGACCGTATCAACCATCGACCGCGCCGCTTCCACCGCCGGCACCGCCGGCACCGCCCCTTTGGGAACGGCGCGGGCCGACACGGACGCCGCTCCGGCTCCGACCATCGCGGTGCTGATCCCCTGCTATAACGAAGAGGCGGCGATCGGCAAGGTGGTGCAGGATTTCCGCGCCGCCTTGCCGGAGGCGACGGTCTATGTCTACGACAACAACTCCCAGGACCGGACGGTCGAGGTCGCGCGTGCGGCGGGGGCGGTGGTCCGGCACGAGCCGCTGCAGGGCAAGGGCAACGTCATGCGCCGCATGTTCGCCGACATCGAAGCGGACGTGTATGTGCTGGTCGACGGCGACGACACCTATCACGCCGCCAGCGCGCCGCAGCTGGTCAAGCGACTGTGGGACGACCAGCTGGACATGGTCAACGGCGCGCGGGTGACCGACATCGTCGCCGCCTACCGCCCCGGCCACCGATTCGGCAACCTCGTGCTGACCGGCATGGTCGCCAAGATCTTCGGCAGCCGCATCGGCGACATGCTGTCGGGCTACCGGGTGTTCTCCCGCCGCTTCGTGAAGTCCTTCCCGGCGCTGGCCAGCGGTTTCGAGACCGAAACGGAGCTGACCGTCCATGCGCTGGAGCTGCGCATGCCGATCGCCGAGGTGAAGACCCCCTACAAGGACCGGCCGCCCGGGTCGCACAGCAAGCTGAACACCATCCGCGACGGCATCCGCATCCTGCGCGCCATCATCATGCTGGTGAAGGAGGAGCGGCCGCTGCCCTTCTTCTCCGGGCTGTTCGGCTTGCTGGCCCTGCTGTCGGTGATCCTCGGCGTACCGGTGATCATGACCTATTTCGCGACCGGACTGGTTCCGCGCGTCCCCACCGCGGTGCTGGCGACCGGGCTGATGCTGATGGCCTTCCTCAGCCTGGCCTGCGGGCTGATCCTGGACACCGTCACCCATGGCCGCCGCGAGGCCAAGCGCATGCATTACCTGTCTCTGCGCGCGCCGGGCAACCACCCGCCGCTGGCCGTCGACCGGGCGGAAAGCCGCCGGTGA
- a CDS encoding GtrA family protein, producing MSGPVATLLDNRLGRLGVQFAKFGAVGVIGLLVDTAVLYGGLALGLEFFAARIPSFFAAATATWALNRAFTFRGAADEPLHRQWAKFIAANAFGGVVNYAMSVGLESGVQTVAELPFLAVAAGSIAGMFFNFAASKHLVFKGA from the coding sequence GTGAGCGGGCCGGTCGCCACTCTGCTGGACAACCGGCTGGGACGGCTGGGGGTGCAGTTCGCCAAGTTCGGCGCGGTCGGCGTCATCGGCCTGCTGGTGGACACCGCCGTGCTCTATGGCGGGCTGGCGCTGGGGCTGGAGTTCTTCGCCGCCCGCATTCCGTCCTTCTTCGCCGCGGCGACGGCGACCTGGGCGCTCAACCGCGCCTTCACCTTCCGCGGCGCGGCGGACGAGCCGCTGCATCGCCAATGGGCCAAGTTCATCGCCGCCAACGCCTTCGGCGGCGTGGTGAATTACGCCATGTCGGTCGGGCTGGAATCGGGCGTGCAGACGGTCGCCGAGCTTCCGTTCCTGGCGGTGGCCGCCGGTTCCATCGCCGGCATGTTCTTCAACTTCGCGGCGTCGAAGCATCTGGTGTTCAAGGGGGCGTGA
- a CDS encoding class II glutamine amidotransferase: protein MCELLGMSANVPTDICFSFAGLMRRGGQTGPHRDGWGIAFYEGKGCRTFHDPAPSAESEIARLVSQYSIKSCTVISHIRRANRGRVSLENTHPFTRELWGRVWTFAHNGQLKGIKDRVLTFYEPVGSTDSEHAFCWLLDQIRMQYPEPPKTTAGLMRLIRHLAADLGTLGVFNMLLSDGRYLWCHCATNLAWLTRKAPFGAATLVDADMSVDFSKETTPNDVVTVIATRPLTRDEAWTVMQPGQMAVFRGGALVTR, encoded by the coding sequence ATGTGCGAACTCCTGGGCATGAGCGCCAACGTGCCCACGGACATCTGCTTCAGCTTCGCCGGGCTGATGCGCCGCGGCGGACAGACCGGGCCGCACCGCGACGGCTGGGGCATCGCCTTCTACGAAGGCAAGGGCTGCCGCACCTTCCACGATCCGGCCCCCAGTGCCGAATCGGAGATCGCCCGGCTGGTCAGCCAATATTCGATCAAGTCCTGTACGGTGATCTCCCACATCCGCCGGGCCAACCGCGGCCGGGTGTCGCTGGAGAACACCCATCCCTTCACCCGCGAACTTTGGGGCCGGGTGTGGACCTTCGCCCACAATGGCCAGCTGAAGGGCATCAAGGACCGTGTGTTGACCTTCTACGAGCCGGTCGGCAGCACCGACAGCGAACATGCCTTCTGCTGGCTGCTCGACCAGATCCGCATGCAGTATCCCGAGCCGCCGAAGACCACCGCCGGCCTGATGAGGCTGATCCGCCATCTCGCCGCCGATCTGGGCACGCTGGGCGTGTTCAACATGCTGCTCAGCGACGGGCGGTATCTGTGGTGCCACTGCGCCACCAACCTCGCCTGGCTGACCCGCAAGGCGCCGTTCGGCGCCGCCACGCTGGTCGATGCCGACATGAGCGTCGATTTCTCCAAGGAGACGACGCCCAACGACGTCGTCACCGTCATCGCCACCCGGCCGCTGACCAGGGACGAGGCCTGGACGGTGATGCAGCCGGGGCAGATGGCGGTCTTCCGCGGCGGGGCGCTGGTGACGCGCTGA
- a CDS encoding ArsC/Spx/MgsR family protein: protein MADVVFYEKPGCGGNARQKVLLEQAGHRVFARDLLSEPWTPETLRPFFGDRPVADWFNRAASAVKSGEVVPEALDEAAALAAMVERPLLIRRPLMQVGDRRDCGFETGRVDAWIGLGEAGTEGKMEGCLRPDMPPCPKP from the coding sequence ATGGCTGATGTGGTGTTCTACGAAAAACCCGGCTGCGGCGGCAACGCCCGCCAGAAGGTACTGCTGGAGCAGGCCGGCCACCGCGTGTTCGCCCGTGACCTGTTGAGCGAGCCCTGGACGCCCGAGACGCTCCGTCCCTTCTTCGGCGACCGCCCGGTGGCGGACTGGTTCAACCGTGCCGCCTCCGCGGTCAAGAGCGGCGAGGTGGTGCCGGAGGCGCTGGACGAGGCCGCTGCGTTGGCCGCGATGGTCGAACGGCCGCTGCTGATCCGCCGCCCGCTGATGCAGGTCGGCGACCGCCGCGACTGCGGATTCGAGACCGGCCGGGTCGATGCCTGGATCGGGCTGGGCGAAGCCGGGACCGAAGGGAAGATGGAGGGCTGCCTGCGGCCGGACATGCCGCCCTGTCCGAAGCCGTGA
- a CDS encoding FMN-dependent NADH-azoreductase codes for MTTILHVDSSPLGTASVTRQLTASIVEALVKAEPAATVVTRDVAANPPAHLDGELLQVVKLGAVEGLSPRQSEELALTNTLLDEFLAADVVVIGAPMYNFAIPTQLKAWIDRLAQAGRTFRYTEKGPEGLAGGKRVIVASGRGGVYSSNPALAGLDHQEAYLRTVFGFFGITDVTFIRAEGVSMGPEAKDKALAGAAKEIEGLLVAA; via the coding sequence ATGACCACGATCCTGCACGTCGACTCCAGCCCGCTCGGCACCGCCTCCGTCACCCGCCAGCTGACCGCCTCCATTGTCGAGGCGCTGGTGAAGGCCGAGCCGGCGGCCACCGTCGTCACCCGCGACGTCGCCGCCAACCCGCCGGCCCATCTGGACGGCGAGTTGCTGCAGGTCGTCAAGCTCGGCGCCGTCGAGGGGCTGAGCCCGCGTCAGAGCGAAGAGCTGGCCCTGACCAACACCCTGCTCGACGAGTTCCTGGCTGCCGACGTCGTCGTGATCGGCGCGCCGATGTACAACTTTGCCATCCCGACCCAGCTGAAGGCCTGGATCGACCGCCTCGCCCAGGCCGGCCGCACCTTCCGCTACACCGAGAAGGGGCCCGAGGGTCTGGCCGGCGGCAAGCGCGTGATCGTGGCGTCCGGCCGCGGCGGCGTCTATTCGAGCAACCCGGCGCTGGCCGGCCTCGACCACCAGGAAGCCTACCTGCGCACGGTGTTCGGCTTCTTCGGCATCACCGACGTGACCTTCATCCGCGCCGAGGGTGTCAGCATGGGGCCGGAGGCCAAGGACAAGGCGCTGGCGGGCGCCGCGAAGGAGATCGAAGGGCTGCTGGTGGCCGCCTGA
- a CDS encoding NAD(+)--dinitrogen-reductase ADP-D-ribosyltransferase has protein sequence MVDGVTTQDESGRKTEPDSPPDSPLALRVHRTNLVNIPAATLCGEAYNDEPRRLRIGATRSEHAALFEALDESPDALTASDVFQRHMAEVFGVNPDFSGAEGPDGKRRFRASYLRLLKGWMFDSNRAVGAVMKGWVESRFGLLPTFHGEPIHRFTSDAWAAYGEQKQSTRFHNNNIHLQLDLLYEFCQWTIRRGWPDAPMPNWASHIRLYRGVNDFEEHHIVARPDRRTAVLRLNNLCSFSIDRDIAGQFGDYILDAWVPLPKVVFFRDILPRYPFQGEGEYLVIGGDYRVGVSLL, from the coding sequence GTGGTGGATGGGGTGACGACACAGGATGAATCCGGCCGGAAGACGGAGCCCGATTCGCCCCCCGATTCCCCGCTGGCCCTTCGCGTCCACCGCACCAACCTCGTCAACATCCCGGCCGCCACGCTGTGCGGCGAAGCCTACAACGACGAGCCGCGGCGCCTGCGCATCGGCGCCACCCGCAGCGAGCACGCGGCATTGTTCGAGGCGCTGGACGAAAGCCCCGACGCGCTGACCGCGTCGGACGTCTTCCAGCGCCATATGGCCGAGGTGTTCGGGGTGAATCCCGACTTCTCCGGGGCGGAGGGGCCGGACGGCAAGCGCCGTTTCCGTGCCAGCTACCTGCGCCTGCTGAAGGGCTGGATGTTCGACAGCAACCGGGCGGTAGGCGCGGTGATGAAGGGATGGGTGGAGAGCCGGTTCGGTCTGCTGCCGACCTTCCACGGCGAACCGATCCACCGCTTCACCTCCGATGCCTGGGCCGCCTATGGCGAGCAGAAGCAGTCGACCCGCTTCCACAACAACAACATCCACCTGCAGCTCGACCTTCTGTACGAGTTCTGCCAATGGACCATCCGTCGCGGCTGGCCCGATGCGCCGATGCCCAACTGGGCTTCGCACATCCGGCTGTACCGCGGCGTCAACGATTTCGAGGAACACCACATCGTCGCGCGGCCGGACCGGCGCACGGCGGTGCTGCGGCTGAACAACCTGTGTTCCTTTTCCATCGACCGCGACATCGCCGGCCAGTTCGGCGACTACATCCTCGACGCCTGGGTGCCGCTGCCCAAGGTCGTCTTCTTCCGCGACATCCTGCCGCGCTACCCTTTCCAGGGCGAAGGGGAGTATCTGGTGATCGGCGGGGATTACCGGGTGGGTGTGTCGCTTCTCTGA
- the dapF gene encoding diaminopimelate epimerase, whose product MTREFLKMHGLGNDFVVIDARSEPYRPSGAEVRAIADRKTGVGCDQFIILERTEAPGADAFMRIHNADGSEAAACGNASRCVGWLLMEESGRDRASFQTAAGLLHASRADNGRITVDMGPPRLDWSAIPLAAPTDTLRVESVEHGGFAGPVAVNMGNPHAVFFVDDAEAVPLAEVGPVFENHPSFPERSNIEFAQVLSPTAIRMRVWERGAGITQACGTGACATLVAAARRGLTGRKADILLDGGTLTIEWTGDDRVLMTGPVAVAFSGRLTAELVSV is encoded by the coding sequence ATGACCCGCGAATTCCTGAAGATGCACGGCCTCGGCAACGACTTCGTCGTGATCGACGCCCGTTCCGAACCCTACCGCCCCTCGGGCGCGGAGGTGCGCGCCATCGCCGACCGCAAGACCGGCGTGGGCTGCGACCAGTTCATCATCCTGGAGCGGACCGAGGCGCCGGGGGCCGACGCCTTCATGCGGATCCACAACGCCGACGGCAGCGAGGCCGCGGCCTGCGGCAATGCATCGCGCTGCGTCGGCTGGCTGCTGATGGAGGAGAGCGGGCGCGACCGCGCCAGCTTCCAGACCGCCGCCGGGCTGCTGCACGCCTCCCGCGCCGACAACGGCCGCATCACCGTGGACATGGGTCCGCCCCGGCTGGACTGGAGCGCCATTCCGCTGGCCGCCCCCACCGACACGCTGCGGGTCGAATCGGTGGAGCATGGCGGCTTCGCGGGACCGGTCGCGGTCAACATGGGCAACCCGCACGCCGTCTTCTTCGTCGACGATGCCGAAGCGGTGCCGCTGGCCGAGGTCGGTCCGGTGTTCGAGAACCACCCGAGCTTTCCCGAGCGCTCCAACATCGAGTTCGCGCAGGTCCTGTCGCCCACCGCCATCCGCATGCGGGTGTGGGAACGCGGCGCCGGCATCACCCAGGCCTGCGGCACCGGCGCCTGCGCCACGCTGGTGGCGGCGGCCCGCCGCGGCCTGACCGGGCGCAAGGCCGACATCCTGCTGGACGGCGGCACCCTGACCATCGAATGGACCGGGGACGACCGCGTTCTGATGACCGGCCCGGTGGCGGTCGCCTTCAGCGGCCGGCTGACGGCCGAACTGGTTTCGGTATGA